One segment of Carassius auratus strain Wakin chromosome 2, ASM336829v1, whole genome shotgun sequence DNA contains the following:
- the LOC113119324 gene encoding Golgi integral membrane protein 4-like produces the protein MGKGICSRRQRRIFQSFLLLIFVCGTLCAFMISYEMQKELKKTEATALKYQQHQESLSAQLQVVYEHHSKIEKSLQKERLEHKKAEEDLLVFKRESQKTLNKEKQESSYRLNALQTQHQILKSQHEDLKMQYYELQEKNQNQGQDHEHVLDEHRLEIDNLQREKEVEISRLKENVYNLREENRQLRKAHQDIYTQLLDVQEQHRNLKASKAHLSLTLQDHKNALVAAQVEGYEENEKGLSPRGVLEIENNNATKVAMKQPQQIDIFSEGNGKKQEKSTSKDTGGEDKGKKAVMEHSLSNPVELGINPRNTLSQSLEKQTQTEPLHRTKVHFEALDTVIAGNAVQSHYIMAGQDDVKETQKHDKGIGEKKLNAVNEGNNQNEDEFEEAEEETEYKTNVNEIRPEEDEQLVVAGNPEQQEDQPDEEYEDDVEDETLDDSVHDRQKRAEEEESEDDPYSERNGAQGHE, from the exons ATGGGGAAGGGAATTTGTTCGAGACGACAGAGAAGAATATTTCAGTCTTTCCTGCTTCTCATCTTCGTCTGCGGGACGCTGTGCGCCTTCATGATCTCATATGAGATGCAAAAAGAGCTGAAAAAGACTGAGGCGACGGCTTTGAAGTACCAGCAGCATCAAGAGTCACTTTCTGCACAGCTGCAAG TGGTATATGAGCATCATTCTAAGATAGAGAAATCCCTCCAGAAAGAAAGACTTGAGCATAAGAAGGCTGAAGAAG ATTTGCTTGTGTTTAAGCGGGAATCACAGAAGACCCTCAACAAAGAAAAG CAAGAATCAAGCTATCGACTAAATGCTCTGCAGACACAGCATCAAATACTGAAG TCCCAGCATGAAGACTTGAAGATGCAATATTATGAACTTCAAGAGAAGAACCAGAATCAAGGGCAGGATCATGAACATGTTCTGGATGAGCACAGGCTGGAAATAGACAACCTGCAGAGGGAGAAGGAGGTTGAAATATCGAGACTGAAAG AGAATGTGTACAACCTTCGAGAGGAGAACAGACAGCTGCGGAAAGCTCATCAGGACATCTACACACAGTTACTTGATGTGCAG GAACAGCACAGAAACCTGAAAGCTTCCAAAGCTCATCTCTCACTCACATTACAAGACCACAAAAATGCACTTGTTGCAGCCCAG GTGGAAGGATATGAGGAAAATGAAAAAGGGTTATCCCCTCGGGGTGTGCTGGAGATTGAAAATAACAATGCGACCAAAGTGGCAATGAAGCAGCCTCAGCAAATTGATATTTTTTCTGAGGGAAATGGCAAGAAACAGGAGAAAAGCACATCAAAGGATACAGGAGGAGAGGATAAGGGGAAAAAGGCAGTGATGGAACATTCCTTATCAAACCCAGTAGAGTTGGGCATTAACCCTCGCAACACGCTAAGCCAAAGCCTGgagaaacagacacagacagagccACTTCACAGAACCAAAGTACACTTTGAGGCTTTGGATACAGTGATCGCTG GGAATGCTGTCCAATCACACTATATTATGGCTGGACAAGATGATGTAAAGGAGACTCAAAAGCATGACAAG GGCAtaggagaaaaaaaactgaacGCTGTGAATGAGGGCAACAACCAGAACGAAGATGAATTTGAAGAGGCAGAAGAAGAAACAGAGTACAAGACCAATGTGAATGAGATCAGGCCTGAAGAGGATGAGCAGCTTGTG GTGGCAGGCAATCCAGAGCAGCAAGAGGACCAACCAGATGAGGAATATGAGGATGATGTAGAGGATGAG ACTCTTGATGACTCAGTGCATGACAGACAGAAGAGAGCAGAAGAGGAAGAGAGTGAAGATGATCCCTACAGTGAGCGTAATGGAGCACAG GGCCATGAATGA